The Sedimentisphaera salicampi genome includes a region encoding these proteins:
- a CDS encoding NAD(P)-dependent oxidoreductase — translation MSSISDILIKQLESSYRSDEFVCLLSQYENWKTSQPLKGLQILEGSPVFRNTCPKIASLLAAGAEVTIGLHQNCPYNPQVAGMLEDIGLEVRHGTDLKQDFDIILDCAGAYHHLGAGLGFAELTKSGEYYYSSSSKPCFCVDRSIIKYFEDYLGTADGLMRSLAEKQLPVSGKTYVVFGCGKVGAGICKRLTDEGAEVRLVEDGSRRHQFGYPVIDFKDKESVHQAIKNADCIVTVTGIKDVISKSYNAEIFNKSSAYLVNMGAEDEYGPDIPAYRVLNEKKPLNFILGEPTRLRYIDATLALHNYGAFVLMRNELESGLMSPPEEIERMIIKQTLAGSCISEEVENFLNTKNYAV, via the coding sequence ATGTCCAGCATCTCGGATATACTCATAAAACAGTTAGAATCCTCATACAGAAGCGATGAGTTCGTATGCCTTCTTTCCCAGTATGAAAACTGGAAGACCTCCCAGCCGCTCAAAGGCCTTCAAATTTTGGAAGGCAGCCCGGTATTCAGAAACACCTGCCCAAAAATTGCGTCACTTTTAGCCGCAGGTGCTGAGGTAACAATCGGACTACATCAAAACTGCCCCTACAACCCGCAGGTGGCAGGTATGCTTGAAGATATCGGCCTTGAAGTGCGGCACGGAACGGATTTAAAACAGGATTTTGACATTATTCTCGATTGCGCCGGTGCTTATCATCATCTGGGTGCCGGCCTTGGATTTGCAGAGCTGACCAAATCGGGGGAGTATTATTATTCCAGCAGCTCTAAACCGTGTTTCTGCGTTGACAGAAGCATTATAAAATATTTTGAAGATTATCTTGGAACAGCAGACGGGCTTATGCGAAGCCTTGCAGAAAAGCAGCTTCCCGTTTCCGGGAAAACTTACGTTGTTTTCGGGTGCGGAAAGGTAGGAGCGGGGATATGCAAAAGGCTCACGGACGAAGGAGCTGAAGTAAGGCTTGTGGAAGACGGGTCCCGCAGGCATCAATTTGGATATCCAGTAATAGACTTCAAAGACAAAGAATCTGTACACCAAGCCATTAAAAATGCGGATTGCATTGTTACAGTAACGGGGATTAAAGATGTTATAAGCAAAAGCTACAATGCAGAAATTTTCAACAAGAGCTCTGCATATTTGGTAAATATGGGTGCTGAAGATGAATACGGCCCGGATATCCCCGCTTACAGAGTTCTAAACGAGAAGAAACCGCTGAATTTCATACTCGGAGAGCCCACGAGACTCAGATACATCGACGCTACACTTGCTCTGCACAATTATGGAGCTTTCGTTCTGATGAGAAACGAGCTTGAATCGGGGCTTATGTCCCCGCCGGAAGAAATAGAGAGGATGATTATAAAGCAAACTCTTGCAGGCAGCTGCATATCTGAAGAAGTTGAGAATTTCTTAAATACTAAAAATTATGCGGTGTAA
- a CDS encoding amidohydrolase — translation MSNLLLKNVILDKSSTNILVRNGVFESLSAADSAKADSVLDCTNLAVLPAFYNAHTHSPMTLLRGYADDRELFDWLQNYIWPMEAKFNLEDIIAGTRLACLEMIKTGTVFAADMYWHFPEVARTITEMGLRCCAGPIFLDAFDDSLTDPQFEEAEKFYDSLSGFSDLLIPAIMPHSVYGAKESTLRKVSEMAERLQYPIQIHVAETEKEVKDCLAQTGLTPFQYLDSLGLLTEKTVTVHSVHMTEDDAELVKKRGAKIAHVPVSNMKLSSGAFRAGLFTDYLDSICLGTDGCSSNNNLSMIEEMKFASLLAKHSFECTQIFSSEVVFNFATINGASAYGFNGGKIEKGRPADCILVDTKSPFMTPGYDIVSDVVYSCDSSCIDTVICNGNILMQGGIIPGEAEIIKKANKSARRITEM, via the coding sequence GTGTCAAATCTGCTGCTGAAAAATGTAATATTAGACAAATCCAGCACCAATATTCTGGTTAGGAACGGTGTATTCGAATCACTTTCCGCTGCAGACTCCGCCAAGGCCGATTCTGTGCTGGACTGCACAAACCTTGCCGTTCTGCCGGCGTTCTATAACGCCCACACCCATTCACCAATGACCCTTTTGCGGGGCTATGCAGACGACCGCGAGCTCTTCGACTGGCTGCAGAACTATATCTGGCCTATGGAGGCAAAATTCAATCTCGAGGATATTATCGCAGGCACGCGTCTTGCCTGCCTTGAGATGATAAAAACTGGAACTGTGTTTGCGGCAGATATGTACTGGCATTTTCCGGAAGTGGCAAGAACGATTACGGAAATGGGGCTCAGATGCTGCGCAGGACCGATCTTTCTTGATGCCTTTGACGATTCACTTACAGACCCGCAGTTTGAGGAGGCGGAAAAGTTTTACGATTCGCTCAGCGGTTTCAGCGATCTGTTGATTCCAGCCATTATGCCTCATTCTGTTTACGGGGCAAAGGAAAGCACACTTAGGAAGGTAAGCGAGATGGCCGAGCGTCTGCAGTATCCGATACAGATTCACGTGGCTGAGACGGAAAAGGAAGTAAAGGACTGCCTTGCTCAGACCGGACTCACTCCGTTTCAGTATCTGGATTCTTTAGGCCTTTTGACAGAAAAAACAGTAACTGTACATTCTGTTCACATGACAGAAGATGATGCTGAGCTGGTTAAAAAGAGGGGTGCGAAGATAGCCCATGTGCCAGTATCTAATATGAAGTTATCGAGCGGGGCATTCAGGGCGGGCTTATTTACTGACTATCTCGACTCAATATGCCTCGGAACTGACGGCTGCTCTTCAAACAACAATTTGAGCATGATAGAAGAGATGAAATTTGCCTCGCTTCTGGCAAAACACAGCTTCGAATGCACTCAGATTTTCAGCTCTGAAGTTGTGTTCAATTTCGCCACAATAAACGGCGCATCCGCATACGGCTTCAACGGAGGAAAAATTGAAAAGGGCAGGCCGGCAGACTGCATATTGGTTGATACAAAAAGCCCGTTTATGACTCCAGGGTACGATATTGTCTCTGATGTGGTTTACAGCTGCGATTCATCCTGCATAGATACCGTTATATGCAATGGGAATATCCTTATGCAGGGCGGGATAATTCCAGGCGAGGCGGAAATTATAAAAAAGGCCAATAAATCTGCACGAAGAATTACTGAAATGTAA
- a CDS encoding PEP-CTERM sorting domain-containing protein: MKRLISLMLGIVLSLSLCSFGDYITIDSDLSDWAGIDYTDQGTKSGPDGGSYSLRTTYDSQNLYIAVDRSSTGRILGDTGTNYDDTSYSPDDSFFLAFDVDGITDSGGSSNVTLANGETDGMSISFGGDNLPDIIYAFSGGGNWFTYSTWNGSEWTGDADNWVEPEDSSIGVSYGDSGNDGDEFAIPLQDIGSPSGDIMAWAWMAKESHYYIEAAWGFSSGAQPTAYDGMSVAVPEPFTLGLLGIGSIALRRRRKS; this comes from the coding sequence ATGAAGAGGCTTATTAGTTTAATGTTGGGCATTGTACTCTCCCTGTCTTTATGTTCTTTTGGTGATTATATAACCATAGATTCGGATTTATCCGACTGGGCAGGCATCGACTACACAGACCAAGGAACTAAATCAGGTCCTGATGGAGGATCTTATTCCCTGAGAACAACCTACGATTCTCAAAACCTTTACATCGCTGTTGACAGAAGCAGTACGGGCCGCATTCTTGGGGATACCGGAACTAACTATGATGACACCTCTTACAGTCCAGACGATTCGTTTTTCCTTGCATTTGATGTTGATGGCATAACAGACAGTGGAGGTTCTTCAAACGTAACTCTTGCTAATGGGGAAACTGATGGAATGAGTATCAGTTTTGGTGGTGATAATCTTCCCGATATAATTTACGCATTTTCAGGAGGTGGTAATTGGTTCACCTATTCAACATGGAACGGTTCAGAATGGACAGGCGATGCTGATAACTGGGTTGAACCAGAAGACTCTTCAATAGGAGTTTCATATGGTGATTCCGGAAATGATGGCGATGAGTTTGCTATACCTCTTCAAGATATTGGCTCACCTAGTGGAGATATAATGGCTTGGGCTTGGATGGCAAAAGAAAGCCATTACTATATAGAAGCAGCATGGGGGTTTTCTTCAGGAGCTCAACCTACTGCTTATGACGGAATGTCAGTTGCAGTTCCTGAACCTTTCACTCTTGGGCTTCTCGGAATCGGTTCAATTGCCCTTAGAAGAAGAAGAAAAAGTTAG
- a CDS encoding sigma-70 family RNA polymerase sigma factor, with protein sequence MKIKKENSEFIKHYSRVQMRLYTYLLASVHNRNDADELMQEVSLILWESFDKYDPSYDFAGWALGVAKNKVKEHLRSRKKSPVFGEAFYESLTQLAQNSDDDQAERIELLRNCIKKLNTSDRKLLLMRFKKEFSVKKISEITGRSGNGIYKSIARIVALLRSCIKRELIKQESR encoded by the coding sequence ATGAAAATAAAAAAAGAAAATTCGGAATTTATAAAGCATTATTCCAGAGTACAGATGAGACTGTATACTTATCTGCTTGCATCCGTGCATAACCGCAATGACGCAGACGAGCTGATGCAGGAGGTGAGCCTTATACTCTGGGAGAGCTTTGATAAATACGACCCTTCATACGATTTTGCAGGCTGGGCCCTGGGAGTTGCCAAGAACAAGGTGAAAGAGCATCTTCGAAGCAGGAAAAAATCCCCAGTATTCGGGGAAGCGTTCTACGAGTCTTTAACCCAGCTCGCTCAAAATAGCGACGATGATCAGGCAGAGCGGATTGAATTGCTCCGAAATTGCATCAAGAAACTGAATACCTCCGACAGGAAACTTTTGCTTATGAGATTCAAGAAGGAATTCAGTGTAAAGAAAATTTCAGAAATTACTGGCCGCTCAGGAAACGGGATTTATAAGTCTATTGCGAGAATTGTTGCCCTTCTGAGAAGCTGCATAAAAAGAGAACTGATTAAGCAGGAATCCAGATAA
- a CDS encoding NPCBM/NEW2 domain-containing protein codes for MNTNELKLTEYILRMLDGENDEAKQREFEEYLKELTEKNPAALDYYWQLVSDYVCIESRVREYDDEEIINEFMPAALDDDAVLELQEEIKNAPVVPHKNEPRRTENRPAVYELPAEPAERKVSKPTLFIAVASAAALVFLLSAVKLENFFTKTPTAYINDSYKAVWSDDYRKPSEDGSFYDKDDYFKLEQGHIELLFESGSQVVIESPAIFRCISEGVLRLDYGKACSYVPERAQGFTVQTPSSDIVDLGTEFGVEVNKYGDSKVQVYEGKTVLNSVNDKISKFLLSVGQAGEVERLSGVISEADFEPSGFTREIDSGSGLLWHGGELSLADIVGGGNGFGTGTAETGIEISDGDVLSKLSYYGERIGRQAYVSVSSNEFIDGVFCADNAGQGVQIASTGLLSKNIPQTSGSYWGYIFNGAFHNGLDVPRHRLQKGGRKYGTRDNPAITMHPNTGMTFDLNAIREKLSNLKISSFAAEAGISDTVEKYSESNARAFMQVIVDGEVEFEKLLSSDSPMEDVDIKLTGANRFLTLSVTEAGDSWGFDWSFWGNPVLTINADRQGLQ; via the coding sequence ATGAACACTAACGAACTTAAACTTACAGAATACATACTTCGAATGCTTGACGGCGAGAACGACGAAGCAAAGCAGAGAGAATTCGAAGAGTACCTCAAGGAGCTTACTGAAAAGAATCCGGCGGCCCTGGATTATTACTGGCAGCTCGTAAGTGATTATGTATGTATAGAATCAAGGGTTCGGGAATACGATGATGAAGAAATAATAAACGAGTTTATGCCGGCAGCTTTAGATGATGATGCCGTTTTAGAACTGCAGGAGGAGATAAAGAATGCCCCTGTTGTACCGCACAAAAACGAGCCGAGAAGAACAGAAAACAGGCCGGCAGTTTATGAATTACCCGCAGAACCCGCTGAGAGAAAAGTAAGCAAGCCAACGCTTTTTATTGCAGTTGCTTCAGCAGCCGCGCTTGTATTTCTGCTCTCCGCAGTGAAGCTGGAAAACTTCTTCACCAAAACTCCAACCGCATACATCAATGATTCATACAAGGCTGTATGGTCGGATGATTATCGTAAGCCTTCCGAGGATGGTTCTTTTTATGATAAAGATGATTACTTCAAGCTTGAACAAGGACATATCGAACTTTTGTTTGAGAGTGGATCTCAGGTTGTAATAGAGTCTCCAGCGATATTCAGGTGCATTTCTGAGGGGGTTCTAAGGCTTGATTACGGGAAAGCCTGCTCTTATGTGCCTGAAAGAGCCCAAGGGTTTACTGTTCAAACGCCTTCATCTGACATCGTAGATTTAGGTACTGAGTTCGGTGTTGAGGTGAACAAATACGGTGATTCCAAAGTTCAAGTGTATGAAGGAAAAACTGTTCTGAATTCTGTAAACGATAAAATTAGCAAATTTCTTCTTTCTGTAGGCCAAGCAGGTGAAGTTGAGCGTTTGAGCGGAGTGATAAGCGAGGCCGATTTCGAGCCTTCCGGCTTCACCAGAGAAATTGATTCAGGCTCCGGGCTTCTTTGGCACGGAGGGGAACTCTCTCTCGCTGATATTGTCGGAGGTGGAAACGGCTTCGGCACTGGAACCGCAGAAACCGGCATTGAAATATCAGACGGAGATGTTCTTAGCAAACTTTCTTACTATGGAGAACGAATCGGACGTCAAGCCTATGTTTCAGTTTCCTCGAATGAGTTTATCGACGGCGTGTTCTGCGCCGACAACGCAGGCCAGGGCGTACAGATTGCATCCACAGGACTTTTAAGCAAGAACATCCCCCAAACTAGCGGTTCCTACTGGGGATATATCTTCAACGGTGCGTTCCATAATGGTTTGGATGTGCCAAGGCATAGACTGCAAAAGGGCGGAAGGAAATACGGTACAAGGGATAATCCTGCGATTACCATGCATCCAAATACAGGAATGACTTTCGACCTTAACGCAATTCGTGAGAAACTTTCCAACCTGAAAATTAGTTCCTTCGCCGCTGAGGCCGGCATATCTGATACAGTAGAAAAATACTCTGAATCTAACGCAAGAGCTTTTATGCAGGTAATTGTTGATGGAGAGGTAGAATTTGAAAAGTTGTTGTCAAGCGATTCTCCTATGGAAGATGTGGATATAAAGCTAACCGGAGCAAACAGATTCTTAACTCTTTCAGTTACAGAAGCAGGCGACAGCTGGGGCTTCGACTGGAGCTTCTGGGGCAATCCTGTTTTAACAATAAATGCTGATAGGCAAGGGTTACAATGA
- a CDS encoding glycoside hydrolase family 66 protein has translation MTSFIKYILLFGFLSSFALAGLRTDFNLDGIVNMADFAAVSNKQPDIYRDHDLSDLAFHWLAGQNQSEAFIEDVYTDASRHNPNEICTVTAEISNPSDEQFKGNLRIRITKNTNPVYSASLLVNIPSQGNTEKDFTVHLPSEDFQGYQIQALLSNGDTETSAIDVSSDWKRYPRYGYVTEFYEGQGASRNVEIMNSLSRDYHINSLQYYDWMWRHENVIERDSDGDIKEPWQDWRGASISYSVLTHSISEAHERNMAAMPYFQAYCALDDYQQISGVSPGWGLYSDQSNQNQYYHDAGTKIWVFNPFNLDWQNHLCGEFTDALQTFQWDGLHIDQLGNIGSGSYYDYWGAKVNLAEGLRSIVNRSKMHLNWLESEDPEMQGRDVVIFNIVDGAVGNWAVPQIVEQSTADVIYSELWSNDTYRGVRNFIRYSKRQSGDKAVVLPAYMNKEEDTGGYFDEDSVLLADAAFFACGAFHLELGDGDFMLANEFFPSREKLMTDSLKEKLKDYYSFITANEKLLFSPELRLGDGGLQWIDIPGVNLSGDASADTVWFINRANEDYEIFHLVNLLGNDNLWRNQAEQPNTLIDFTVKLRLGKDTEVNKVFCGSPDRNGGSFYPLNFTEGQDSTSDYISFNVKELKFWDMILVERDFTPPHGQLYEAEDAIKFNTAVDNDHPGYSGYGFVDQFTGVHQSVSFYVMAEEDGNYEIDFNYASANEASIRSVIVNGEIACKVNFPLLSDWDSWAVSSVSAELQKGINQICVYYAPDDFGHINLDYLKLNTN, from the coding sequence ATGACATCTTTTATTAAATACATATTGCTTTTCGGCTTTCTCAGTTCTTTTGCTTTGGCGGGGCTGAGAACAGATTTCAACCTTGACGGCATAGTAAATATGGCCGATTTCGCTGCTGTATCAAATAAGCAGCCTGATATATACAGAGACCATGATTTATCAGATCTGGCTTTTCACTGGCTTGCCGGCCAAAATCAGTCTGAAGCTTTTATTGAAGATGTTTATACAGATGCCTCAAGGCACAACCCAAATGAGATCTGCACTGTAACGGCGGAAATAAGCAATCCATCCGATGAGCAATTCAAAGGCAATTTAAGAATTAGGATCACAAAAAATACTAATCCTGTTTATTCAGCCTCATTATTGGTTAATATCCCTTCACAGGGTAATACAGAAAAAGATTTCACCGTTCATCTGCCCTCTGAAGACTTTCAGGGGTATCAGATTCAGGCTCTTTTGAGCAATGGAGACACCGAAACCTCAGCAATAGACGTATCGAGCGACTGGAAAAGATATCCAAGATATGGATACGTTACAGAATTTTACGAAGGGCAGGGAGCCTCTCGTAATGTTGAAATTATGAATTCGCTCTCAAGGGATTATCACATAAACTCACTGCAGTATTACGATTGGATGTGGCGGCATGAGAATGTTATTGAGCGTGATTCGGATGGAGATATCAAAGAGCCTTGGCAGGACTGGCGGGGAGCTTCAATATCCTATTCAGTTTTAACGCATTCCATCTCAGAGGCGCACGAAAGAAATATGGCAGCGATGCCGTATTTCCAGGCATACTGCGCACTGGATGATTATCAGCAGATAAGCGGGGTTAGTCCGGGATGGGGGCTTTATTCAGACCAGTCCAATCAAAATCAGTATTACCACGATGCCGGCACAAAAATATGGGTGTTCAATCCCTTTAATCTTGACTGGCAAAATCATCTCTGCGGTGAGTTTACTGATGCTTTACAGACTTTTCAGTGGGACGGACTTCATATCGATCAGCTTGGAAATATTGGCAGCGGCAGCTATTACGACTATTGGGGAGCAAAAGTGAATCTTGCAGAAGGCCTTAGGTCCATCGTAAATCGAAGCAAGATGCATCTTAACTGGCTTGAATCAGAAGATCCCGAAATGCAGGGAAGGGATGTTGTTATATTCAATATTGTTGACGGAGCTGTCGGCAATTGGGCAGTGCCTCAGATAGTCGAGCAGAGCACCGCTGATGTGATTTACAGCGAACTTTGGTCTAATGATACCTACCGCGGGGTAAGAAATTTTATCCGATATTCGAAGAGGCAGTCAGGCGATAAGGCAGTTGTTCTGCCGGCTTATATGAACAAAGAAGAGGATACTGGAGGTTATTTTGATGAAGATTCGGTTCTGCTTGCAGATGCCGCATTTTTTGCTTGCGGGGCTTTCCATTTAGAACTCGGCGACGGCGATTTTATGCTGGCCAATGAGTTTTTCCCTTCCAGAGAAAAGCTTATGACAGATTCACTTAAAGAAAAACTGAAAGATTACTACAGCTTTATCACGGCAAATGAAAAGCTGCTTTTTTCGCCGGAGCTGAGATTGGGCGACGGCGGCCTTCAATGGATAGATATTCCTGGAGTAAACCTCTCCGGCGATGCTTCCGCTGATACGGTATGGTTTATTAACAGGGCAAATGAAGATTACGAAATCTTCCATCTAGTCAATCTTCTTGGTAATGACAATTTATGGCGGAATCAAGCAGAACAGCCTAATACCCTCATCGATTTTACGGTTAAACTAAGGCTCGGCAAGGATACTGAGGTTAATAAGGTATTTTGCGGCTCTCCAGACAGAAACGGCGGGAGCTTTTATCCTTTAAATTTCACAGAAGGCCAAGACAGTACGAGCGATTATATATCATTCAATGTAAAAGAGCTGAAATTTTGGGATATGATTTTAGTTGAGAGGGATTTCACTCCCCCGCACGGCCAGCTTTATGAGGCTGAAGATGCAATTAAGTTTAACACGGCTGTAGATAACGATCACCCGGGATACTCCGGATATGGTTTTGTAGATCAGTTCACAGGAGTTCACCAGAGCGTTTCGTTTTACGTGATGGCCGAAGAGGATGGAAATTACGAAATCGATTTCAATTATGCATCCGCTAATGAAGCCTCAATACGCAGTGTCATTGTTAATGGTGAAATTGCCTGCAAAGTTAATTTTCCCCTGCTTTCTGATTGGGACAGTTGGGCTGTCAGCTCTGTTTCAGCAGAGCTCCAGAAAGGAATTAACCAGATTTGTGTGTACTATGCCCCTGATGATTTCGGGCATATAAATTTAGATTACCTAAAACTAAACACTAATTAA